AGCGCCATATTTTGCGGTTTAAATGGCGCAACCTTAAAACCACGCCGCACCAACACCCGACACAAGCCCGCCACCAGCGTGCTTTTACCAGCATCCGAAGTACAGCCTTGAATCATCAGGGTGTGGGGCATGGGGTTTTTTCCTTAAAAACGCGCGCTTAAGCCAAGGTAGGCGCTCCGCGCGGCGGTGGCATAACCGGCAATGGTTTGATAATACTTATCGGTTAGGTTATTCACCTTTAAATAAGCCGTTGTGGTTTGGTTAAGTTCATAGTTAATAACGGTGTTCCAGACACTATAGTGTTCGGTAACAGAATCGACATTACCACTGCGGCTGCCAATATATTGGCCATTGAGGTTAATATCAAGTTTGTCTGTGGCATACCAGTTTAGATTTAACCCAACTTGGTTATCTGGACGGCGCGCGAGTGGCTCTCCATTGGCTTTTTCGGTATCTAGATGGGTGTAGTTAATAGCAAATTGCCATTGTTCAAAACGCTTTTTGTATTCGGCTTCAACACCCTTTATTTTGGTTGTGCCGTCGATGTTTTGGTATTGCCCGCCAACCCAGTTAATTAATTCGTCAATTTCTTTATCAAAATAGGTTAGCGTCAAGCCATATAATTTATAGGTAATGCTGGCCTCTGCTGATTTTTCAGGGGTTAGATCAGGGTTAGCCGTCCCCCAAGGGTTCAAAATTTGAATAATGTTGGGAGCGTTATAGGCCGTGCCATAGTTAAGTGCTAAGGATTGATTTGCAGTGATCACCATTTTAACCCCAAGCTTTCCAGTCAATTCAGAGCCAAAGTTGCTGTAGTTATCCCAGCGAAGGGCTTCATTGAACGTGAAGTTTTTCCAGTTGTGGGAATGGGTTGCGAATAGTGATTTTGCATTAGTGCTATCTTTAAGCTTCTGGTTTTGCCCCGCACCCCATGAAAACTTATCGGACTGCGCTTCATTGTGTGTGTAGCTAGCGCCCATCAAAAGGTTTTGATATTGGTGTGATAGGGTAAGCGATTGGGTTTTACCTTTGACGATGTCAGGGTTTGCATCATCCAGTTGTTCGGTGGTAAATAGTGATTGTTCGCCAGCCACCTTGGTTGAACCCAATTGATAGTTGAGTTGGCTGAGGTCTGTTTGAGTATCGGCACGTTTAACATCATTAGGGTCTCCCCAGGCATCATATTCAGAACGCGCTTGCGTATGGTTGTGAGCTAGGGTAAGCGTTTGGTTTTCAGCTATTGGAACAATTGCTCTGGCAGATAAGTTGGTATTTCTATAACCGTTGCTTTCATATTGATTAGGGTTTTCGCCGACGGGTGTTTGCGCGCTGAAGCCCTCGGATGAAATATGGGCGGCATTTACAAATAGGCGTGCATCACCGATTGTGAAGCCCGTTGAAACAGCGGATTTTCCGGTGTTATAGGCACCATGCTCAAGGGTCAAGCGGGTTTCAAGGGATTGTTTGGTAATAATGTTAATGACCCCCGCAGCCGCATCTGAACCCCAAACGCCAGATTGTGCGCCCTTAATAACCTCAATGCGTTCGATATTAGCAACCATTAAGTGGGCTAAGTTCGCACCACCAATATTCGAAGGGTCTTGAGCGCGGACGCCATCAATAAGAATTAAAGTTCGCTGGTTATCTGAACCACGCGTGTACAAACTGGTTGATGTACCGAGTGGGCCGTTTTGCGTGAAACTTAATCCGGGCAGGGTGTTTAGCAGTTCAATCACAGATGTGGCGCGTTGTGCTCTTATGTCTTCTGCATTAATAATGCTGACATCGGACGTGATATGGCTAAGCGGTTGTTCGATTTGGTTAGCCGTCACCACGATTTGTGATAGTTGATTGTCAGCGACAACCAGGCCTGGTGATAGGCAGAGGGCGGCGATTAGGGGTTTAATTTTAAAACGTGTTGCTGTTAACATGGAAACTTCCTTCAATTCATATTAAAAATTATGAACGAAGGCAAAACGGACTTATCCTAATAAGATTCAGGCATTTCAAGGTTGAAAATTTTACAAGCGCTCCGTATTGCCCACCGCAATAGGTTGTTAGCTAAGTAGTTAGCTTGGTCATGAGGCCGGTATCCGGGCTGAGGAGCGGTTTCTTTCACCTTCCCAGTTCAGTGGCTTGCACCTGTTTGAACCAGTGGTTTGTTTGAAAGTCTTCTCCATCACCGTTGCGGGGGCAGCGTTCGATTTGAATTGGGTTTAACCCTGTTCTCACGACTCTTCCCGTTTAACGCGGTATTGAAACCGCGCACCTATATGATGGGGCTATTTTAGAGGGATTGGCGAATTTTGCAAGTTTTGTGAAGCGGTGCTTACTGGTCGTCTGGTGTACGGTGTTTGGCGGCCAATTTATTGGCCCATTTATAGGAGAGCCAGAAGGCAGGCGTGATGATCGCAAAGGTGAAGAGTGCGCTGGTAAAGGCTGTCCAGATCGATTCTCCTTGCCAGCCAACAATAATGCCCACCGCGATGGATAAAAGTAAGCCGTTGCGCAGCGCGCGTTTTAGCGGGTCAAATAACATGGTGTTTTATCCTTTAATCAATTTTTTTAAACAAGCACTGTAGGCGATTTCGTCGGGTGCTTGCTGGTACTTTTGGCTATTCCATAGTGCCTCAGCGAGACAATCCATCATTGCGTGTTCTGCCTCCAGCACACTACCCATTTTAAGGGTTAGGGTTTTGTGAACCTGTGCAATGCCCGCAGGACGGTCAGTGGCCACTTGTTCACGAAGGCCTAAATGCATCCCCATATGTAAGAAGGGATTCGTTTCGCCCATCTCCGGCAGGTATTCGTTTTTAATGTGCTGGCGGTTTTCGAGCATTTTATGGTATTGAGGGTGTTGCTCAATAACCTGGGCTATTTGTTGTTCCAGCGCATCAAGCGGTTGGTTAGTCCGCGCTTTTTGCCAAATATCCGCATAATGTTGGCGGAGTTTATCGCGTTCAGAAGTATACATAGTGAATGCTAACCTTTTGTGACCATTTGTAATCTTATTATTTTAGTGGTTATTGTTGGTTTCTGCAGGCTTTTATCCTGGCGGTTTGGGCTTGTTGAAGTAAATATGAGGTCGAAGTTGGCCTTGAAACCAATAGTTAAGGCTGAGCGCTTGGTCAGATTGAGTGACTACCAGGCCTGGTTGTGGCACAGGGAGAATGTGTTTTGGTTGGAGCGCTAGGCCAGGCCAGTTGATGGTTAGCTCAACATGCATTGGAAAGTAGCCATCTAAAAATCGGCGCATAAATGGCCCACGCTCTAACAGATAGCCTTGATCATGGGCTTGAAGCGCAAGGGTTTGAGCATAGATACAAATTTGTGCGCCTCGATTCAATCCTTGCATTTGCACGCTTGAGCCTTCAACCCAGGCCAGGTCAATCGATTGTTGGCTTAGAATTTCAATATGGCGTGTGTGTTCAGCGTTATAGACTATTTGTAATTGAGCTACGGCATCAAGGTTAGCATGGCATTGGATTAAATCCGCCCAGCCGGTTTTAAGGCTCTGCTCGGTGAGCTCAATTTGATTTCGCATGGAATAGTGTTCATCAAGTGAAAAAGGCTCGATAAAGCGTGCGTTGGACTCGGTGGCGGCGAGTGCATCAAGCAATAAATCTAACCCTGAATCATCCATTAACCAAGCACGATCGGCTTCAGATAGATCACTAAAATCATCTTCGGGTGGCTGGCTGGTCATCGCTTGGTCTAGGGCGGTGAAAAAAGGCCCCGGCGTTTCTTCCCAGGGAAAGTGAGCGCATTGCTCTAAAACCTGAAAAGACATCGCGGGTAGAATCTGCTGGTAACCCTGCAAGGCTTCAGGCATTAAAAGGTCCTGTTGGCAACTGATAAACTCAATCGCACGGCGTTTAGCCAGGGTTTGCAAAAACTCAGCGTCAATTGGATTTGCCTGATACTGGGGCCAAATAGCATGATTTATTTCAAGCGAAAAGTCATTAACGCCAAAATGGCGCGCATAGTTTTGCCCTTGTTCAATAGAATGAAAATAGGTGGGAAGCACTTGGTCGAGTTGCTGCTGAACCAGCGCCTTAGGGTCAAGCGGGGCGGGCAAATCCCATGGGTCATGCTCATCAACCAGGCCTGCTTGTTGGCGTCTTGCATCTATACGCTGGACAAGATTACGCATGGCTAAACGATCCGGGTCGACCGGATTAAGCACAACCAAGCGCGCAATGCGTGTTGGATGTTCGCGTGCATAGTATTGTGCCATTAGTGCGCCCCAGGAATGGCCGATAAGAATAAGTTGCCCGGCTTGTTCGTGGCGGCGTAAGGCTTCAATATCTTCCACCCATTGATCAAGTAGGCGATCAAGGTTTTCAAGTGGGGTGCGATTTTCACCCGTGCCACGCATATCCATTAGAAGTACGCGGTAGTTTTTTGCGAGGTGTTGTTGCACTGGGGTTAGGTTCCAACTGCTAAAACCAGGGCCGCCGCCCAGTAATAAGACTGTGTGATGTCCTTCACCGAGCGGGTGATAATTTAAGGTTTGGTTTTGAAGTGAAAAGGTTTGGGCGGGGTTTGGATAGCCTTGTTGGCTAGCCGCATGGCTTAGTCCGTAGAAAACAAACAACAAAATGGCTGCGGTCTGAACGCGGAGGGCGAGTTTCATGGCTTTTTCCATTTCGACAATAAACCCCGATTATGTCATAAAGCGTTAAAAGCCTGCTGCACAAAAAACAAGGAGAATGATTAAACGCCACAGATAAAAAAACCGCCGAAGCGGATTTTTGTAAACCAAGGTCATACTTATGCAGAATAGTACATATCAAACTCAATCGGGTGTGTAGTGGCACGCATGCGGGTTACTTCTTCCATTTTTAGTTTGATGTATGAATCGATAACATCATCTGTAAATACGCCACCGGCTTTTAAGAACTCGCGATCTTTGCCTAATTCTTCAAGTGCTTCTTCTAAAGAGGCACACAATGTGGTGTAGGTAGCTTCTTCTTCAGGAGGCAGGTCATACATGTTTTTCTCAGCAGGTGCACCTGGATCAATTTTGTTAATAATGCCGTCAAGACCCGCCATCAAACAAGCTGAAAACGCTAGGTATGGGTTGGCGGTTGGATCGGGGAAGCGTAATTCAACCCGACGCGCGCGCTCAGACGGTGCGTAGGGTATACGAATCGAAGCAGAACGGTTTGAACCCGAGTAAGCCAATAAAATCGGCGCTTCGAAGCCAGGAACCAAGCGCTTATACGAGTTCGTACCAGGGTTGGTGAATGCATTCAAAGCACGGGCGTGTTTCATTAGCCCACCGATATACCAAATCGCTTCTTGCGAAAGACCGGCATAAACATCCCCAGCGAAGATGTTTTTGCCATTTTTAGATAACGACTGGTTAATATGCATACCTGAACCATTGTCACCAACAACTGGCTTAGCCATGAAGGTAGCGGTTTTGTTTAACGAATGACAGGTGTTGTGTACGGCATATTTTAAAATTTGAACTTCGTCGGCTTTAGCTGTTAGGGTGTTACCTGCTACGGCTAGCTCGCACTGACCATTGTTCGCCACTTCGTGGTGGTGAGCTTCTACCTTAAGCCCCATGGCTTCTGCCATCGCGCAAATGTCGGCGCGAACTTCGTGAAGTTGGTCAACTGGTGGCACTGGGAAGTAGCCGCCTTTAACTTTTGGACGGTGACCCATGTTACCGCCTTCATAGACTTTTTCAGAGTTCCATGCGGCTTCTTCACCATCAATTTTGACGAAACAACCCGACATGTCTGCGCCCCAGCGCACGTCGTCAAAAATGAAAAACTCAGGCTCTGGGCCGAAGAACGCGGTGTCGGCGATACCGGTAGACTGTAAATAAACTTCAGCTTTTTTAGAAATACCACGCGGGTCTTTTTCGTAAGGTTCTAAGGTTGAAGGTTCAACAATCATGCAGCGGATAACGATAGTTGGGTCATTAAAGAAAGGATCAATAAAATAACCATCAGTTTGTGGCATAAGCACCATATCAGAGCTTTGGATGCCTTTCCATCCGCGAATAGATGAGCCATCGAAGCTTTGACCATCTTCAAAAAACTCATCATCCACATCGGCCGCAGGGATGGTTACGTGTTGTTCTTTACCAATGGTATCGGTAAAGCGTAAATCCGCCCATTTGATTTCATTTTCTTTGATTAGGTCGACTATTGCTTGTGCAGACATAAGCTTATCCTTCGTTACTGTGTTGTTTTATGTTTTAATCAGATGCCTGATTGTTGGTTAAGTTAAAGCGCAAATCGTGCCAGATTTATTAATTAGGGCTTATTCTTTTTAACCTGTTGTTTTTAAATTAAGTTTCTTATAAAAAATGAAATAGGGTTGTAGGTTTTAACAGGTTTGTTATGCACCTTGTTTGTGAGGTTTTGATTATTTTGGTGCAAGTTAAGGAATTTCAATTTCAACATCAGTGAGTGGAATCACGCTACAGGTTAAGATATAGCCTTTATCACAATCATAAGCAGGCATTTGAATTTCGTCTACTTGACCTGAAATAAGTTTTACTTCACACGCACCACAGTTCCCACCGCGGCAGCTATAAGGCATATCAAATCCTTGTTCGTCTAATGCTTCAAGCATTGAAAACTGGCCGTCAAACTCACAGGTTCCTTGTCCAATAACGGTAATGGTTGACATAGTGTTGTCCTCTTGAAAGTAAAAAAATGAACCCTATTCTAGCAAAAATTTAATTTAATTTATTTTGCTTTGCAATAAAAGCAATACAAGGATTTAAGTACAATAGCGCCAGTTTTGGTTTTTTAATAGTACAAGCAAACAGAGAGAATAGGATGAGTGGACAGTTAAGAGGTTCTTGGGCCAAACTTCAGCATAATTTTAAGTTGGTTCGTGATAACAAGGCTTTTGAGTGGTTTGTTATTAGTGTGATTGTGGTTTCATCCATTGTAATTGGTGCGCGTACCTATGATATTCCGCAAGGGGTGTTGGGGGTGATTGCGGTAATGGATGTGGCGGTTACATTGTTTTTCTTAATGGAAATTCTGCTGCGAATGGCCGCCGAAGACCGCTTTCGCGACTTCTTTAAAAAAGGCTGGAACGTTTTTGATTTTACGATTGTTGTTGTTAGTTTAATTCCGATTGAAGATTCCGAATATGCGCTGATCGCTAGGATGTTACGTTTGTTCCGTGTATTGCGTTTAATCTCATTTATTCCAGAGATGCGGGTGCTGGTGAATGCGTTGCTCATCGCTATTCCGCGAATAGGTTACGTGGCCTTGTTAATGTTTGTTATTTTTTACCTGTATGCGGTTATTGGTAGTTTCTTGTTTGCTTCAATCAACGACTTCTTATGGGGGGATTTAGGTGCGGCCTTGCTCACGTTATTCCGTGTTGCGACGTTTGAGGACTGGACTGATGTAATGTATGAAACTATGGAAATCTATCCGTGGAGTTGGATGTATTATTTAACCTTTATCTTTATGTCGACCTTTATTTTCCTTAATATGATGATAGGTGTTGTGGTTTCCGTTCTTGAAGAAGAGCATAGGAAAAGCCTTGAACAGGGTTTAATTGATCTTGAAATCAGTGAGGAGCAACGGATGAAAAATATAGATAATCAGGTTGCAGAATTAAATCGCAAGCTGGATATGTTGTTAGCCCAGCAGGCACAAGCTTTGGAGAGTAAAAAATGAGTATGCAACAGCAAATTGAAGAGCAGGTTCACCAGGCGTTTAACCCGGTGTATTTAAAGTTAGATAATGAGAGTGATAGGCATGCTGGGCCAGCAACAGAGTCGCATTTTAAGTTGGTGTTGGTGTCAGCCGTCTTTGATGGTTTAAGTCGTGTTAAGCGTCACCAGGCTGTGTATAAGGTGTTGGCATATCAGATGACAAAGGTGCATGCGCTTGCTTTGCACACTCATACCCCTGATGAGTGGCAGAAAAATCAATCTGTGCCAGCATCACCCTTGTGTGCAGGCGCTAAATAGGTTTTTGTTTTTAAACATTTAACAAGCCGATGATAAAAAATATAAATTAAACAGGTGTTTAAATGGCTTTTAAATGATTTTAGAGGGTGTATGCGTTTTATACGGTAGTGGCGCACCATTTTGGATCTGGTGCACCGATTTGGGATTTAGCTGTTTTTGTCAATAATGGCCTGGATGGTCTGTGCATTGCCTTCCATGCCTAGTTTTGTATAGGCAGAATGCATTAGCTTTAGCGCAGCCCTATTCGATTGTGATCGTGGATAGTGTTCGATAACCGCTGTTGCGCGATTCGCTGCAGCCAAGTAAGCACCACGGCTGTAGTAATAGTTGGCAATTTTCATTTCACGTCTGGCGAGTTGATTGGTTAAAACAATCAGTCTTGATTGAGAGGCTTTGGCATACTGACTGTCAGGGAAGCGTTGGATTACCTGCTGGTAAGCGCGATAAGCCTCAAGTGCAGATTTGGCATCACGTTGTGCGGGGTCTGTAATGAACCTATCTAGCCAGCTGCGGTTAAGCGAATCCGACGCGACGGCTTTTAGGTAGTGCGCATAGGCGAGTTCAGGGTGGCGCGGATAGATGCGAATAAACTCGTCAAGTTCACGTATAGCTGAAAGCGGTTCATCGTAACGGTAATAGGCATAAGCCAGTTCAAGGTAAGCTTGCTCAGCATGGTCGCCATAGGGGTAGTTAGCTTTGAGTTTCTCATAGTACTCTATCGCCATTTTCCATTGACCTTTATCAAATTCGCCTTTTGCTTTTTGATAAAACTCCTCAACCGTCCATTCCGATTCAGGTTTTTTGAAAATAGACGAACAGCCCGTTGCCATACTCAATATCAAGATAATTGAAAGAATTTTTAACATGATTTCTCGGTTACAATAGTAAAATTATTTTTTAATATTATCACAGATTAAGGAACGTCGCTTGAGTAGTCAAAGTTTGTCTGCAAAAATTTCACATGATCAAATGGGTGCAAGACTGGATGCGGTGCTTGCCCAAGCTTTTCCCGATTATTCACGTAGTCGCCTGCAAGCCTGGTTAAAACAGGGTTTGGTTAAGGTGGATGGGGTTGTGGTGACCAAATCTCGCCACACGATATTGGGCGGTGAGTGGGTTAAGCTTGAGGCGTTGCTGGAAGATGAAACCGATATTGCTGCTCAGTCGATTGCATTAGATGTGGTGTATGAAGACGAAACCATTATTGTATTAAACAAACCAGCAGGCCTGGTGGTTCACCCTGGTGCGGGTAATCCGGATGGCACGTTAATGAATGCACTGCTCCATTATGCGCCTAAGTTGCGTGAAGTGCCACGTGCCGGGATTGTGCATCGCCTGGACAAGGATACATCGGGCTTGATGGTGGTTGCAAAAGACTTGCAAGCCCAAACTCATTTGGTGGATCAGCTACAGCGCCATGATGTTGAGCGTGTTTATGATGCGCTGGTGGTGGGTAATATGATTTCGGGCGGCACCATTAGTAAGCCAATAGGACGACATATTAATGATCGTAAGAAAATGGCGGTACGTGTTACTGGCGGCAAAGACGCCACCAGTCATTATCGTGTGATAGAAAAGTTCCGCGCGCATACCCATGTAAAAGTCAGCTTAGAAACCGGGCGTACGCACCAAATTAGGGTGCACATGGCTTATTTAGGTTTTCCATTATTAGGCGATCCCGTTTACGGTCAACGCCTCAGAATCCCTCAGAAAATGATGCCCGAGTTTGTTGAGTTGTTACAAAACTTTAAGCGCCAAGCGTTACACGCTGGCGTGTTGAGCCTGGTCCATCCTAAAACCGGAAAAATCATGAAATGGAAGGCGCCCATTCCTGATGATATGGCTTTGTTGATTGATATTTTGCGTGACGACCAGGTGGATTTTATTGCCAATAGAAATAACGCCTACGACGAACTTGATTATGATTATGATGTTGAAGTCGAATGGGTAACGGATGATGATATTCCCGATTATTGAGCCGAGTTGGTCGGTACCGACCTCGGTTAAAGCCTTGACAACCACCCGTGTTGGCGGGCGAAGCCTTGCGCCCTATGCCAGCTTTAATCTGGCGGAGCATGCTGGCGACTCGCTGGATGGGGTGGTGCAAAATCGTTTATTGCTTCAATCGGCCTTGCCTAGCGATGTTCAGTTGGCTTGGTTGGATCAGCAGCACACCTCGCGGGTTGTGCATTTTAACCAGGCCTGCTTAACAAAACGCGTCGCGGATGCGGTTTGGAGTGATCAGCCAAATCAAGTTTGTGCGGTGATGACAGCCGATTGTTTACCCATTCTGTTAACCAGTCAATCAGCCCGTTTAGTCGCTGCGGTTCATGCAGGTTGGCGTGGTTTAGCCCATGGCGTTATTGAACAAACCCTCTCGGTTTTACCCGACAGGCCCGAGAATATGATTGCCTGGATAGGGCCTGCTATCTCACAGGACTATTTTGAAGTAGGGCAGGATGTTTGGGATGTGTTTTGCGCAGATAACGCAGTAAACCGCCGTTTTTTTAAAACAGTCTCCTTGCATGACGCTAAATTTAAAGCCGATTTGCCGGGCTTAGCAAAGCAGCAACTCAATGCATTGGGCGTTACGCAGGTATACCTATCTGGTATGTGTAGCTTTGCAGAGGCTTCACGATTTTATTCTTATCGGCGTGACGGCCAAACGGGTCGAATGGCCAGTTTAATTTGGCTGCAAGGCTAGTTTTTCAGCGTCAAGTAATTGTTTTTTTAAGGCTATGCCCCAGGCAAAACCGCCGACTTCGCCATTACTGCGTATCACGCGGTGGCAGGGTATAAACCATGCGATAGGGTTTGCTGCAACGGCGTTGGCAACCGCTCTTGCCGCTTTGGGTTGCCCGATTGAATCAGCAAGGGCTTGGTAACTTCGGGTTTCGCCATAAGGTAAATTTAAAAGTGATTGCCAAACCCGGATTTGAAATTCAGTGCCTTGAGGCGCCAAGGTTAGGTTTGGCTGGTCGGGCTTTATCGGCTCGCCTATCTGTTCAGCAAGCCACAAACTCTGCTGTGTCGAAGCCTTAGGGTAGGGCAGGTCTAGCCATCCAAAGCTACAACGCAGAAGTTGATGATTCGCCATGAGTAAACTGATCTTGCCAAACTTTGTATTATGCTGTGCAAGATAAATCGACCCTGGGTGGTGGGGTTTGCTAATTAACATCGATTCGGAATCAGGTATAATGCGTTAAAATTGCTTCAAGAATAACACTTCAAAAAGGAAATGTGTGACTTTAACCAGGCCTGGTCAAGAGAAAAAAAGTCGAATCGGCATTTATGGTGGCACCTTTGATCCCGTTCATTATGGTCATTTGCGCCCAGCGCTGGATGCCATGCATCAACTTGGTTTATCACAGGTTAGGTTTGTACCTTGTTATCAGCCAGTTCACCGCGACCAACCTCAGGGCTCATCAGAACTTCGCTGTCAAATGCTTCAAGCCGCGATAGGTTCACAACCCGGCTTTGAATTAGAACGCTGTGAAATTGATCGTCAAGGCCCATCCTATACGGTGGATACGCTTCGACAATTAAAAACGCGCTTTAACGATCATGGCCTTGTTTTACTTATGGGGATGGATGCATTTAGTAAGTTTTTGAGTTGGCATGACTGGCAAGGCATTCTAAACTTAGCCAATATAGCGGTGATGCATCGCCCGGGTGAGATCTTGCCGGAAACTGAAGCATTATCGGCCTTGTTAGCGCAGCGTTTAACTTCAACGTTGACAGCATCGAACGGTCAGATTATCGAGGTTGAAGTGACACAGTTGAATGTGAGCTCAACACGCATTCGCGCTTTGGTTAAAAAAGATGAGCCTATCGCGTTTTTAACCCCTGCAGGGGTCATTGATGTTATTAAGCAGCAGCAACTTTACAGATAATTTTTAATAAGGGAACTAAATGGATTTAGAGCAATTAAAAGACCTTGCGTCAAAAACCCTCGACGATGGTAAAGCACGTGATATTCAAGTGTTGGATGTTGCGGGCATATCGAACTTTACAGATTGTATGATTGTAGCAACCGGCACATCAA
The nucleotide sequence above comes from Thiomicrospira sp. R3. Encoded proteins:
- a CDS encoding TonB-dependent receptor — translated: MLTATRFKIKPLIAALCLSPGLVVADNQLSQIVVTANQIEQPLSHITSDVSIINAEDIRAQRATSVIELLNTLPGLSFTQNGPLGTSTSLYTRGSDNQRTLILIDGVRAQDPSNIGGANLAHLMVANIERIEVIKGAQSGVWGSDAAAGVINIITKQSLETRLTLEHGAYNTGKSAVSTGFTIGDARLFVNAAHISSEGFSAQTPVGENPNQYESNGYRNTNLSARAIVPIAENQTLTLAHNHTQARSEYDAWGDPNDVKRADTQTDLSQLNYQLGSTKVAGEQSLFTTEQLDDANPDIVKGKTQSLTLSHQYQNLLMGASYTHNEAQSDKFSWGAGQNQKLKDSTNAKSLFATHSHNWKNFTFNEALRWDNYSNFGSELTGKLGVKMVITANQSLALNYGTAYNAPNIIQILNPWGTANPDLTPEKSAEASITYKLYGLTLTYFDKEIDELINWVGGQYQNIDGTTKIKGVEAEYKKRFEQWQFAINYTHLDTEKANGEPLARRPDNQVGLNLNWYATDKLDINLNGQYIGSRSGNVDSVTEHYSVWNTVINYELNQTTTAYLKVNNLTDKYYQTIAGYATAARSAYLGLSARF
- a CDS encoding DUF1841 family protein, encoding MYTSERDKLRQHYADIWQKARTNQPLDALEQQIAQVIEQHPQYHKMLENRQHIKNEYLPEMGETNPFLHMGMHLGLREQVATDRPAGIAQVHKTLTLKMGSVLEAEHAMMDCLAEALWNSQKYQQAPDEIAYSACLKKLIKG
- a CDS encoding alpha/beta hydrolase, whose protein sequence is MKLALRVQTAAILLFVFYGLSHAASQQGYPNPAQTFSLQNQTLNYHPLGEGHHTVLLLGGGPGFSSWNLTPVQQHLAKNYRVLLMDMRGTGENRTPLENLDRLLDQWVEDIEALRRHEQAGQLILIGHSWGALMAQYYAREHPTRIARLVVLNPVDPDRLAMRNLVQRIDARRQQAGLVDEHDPWDLPAPLDPKALVQQQLDQVLPTYFHSIEQGQNYARHFGVNDFSLEINHAIWPQYQANPIDAEFLQTLAKRRAIEFISCQQDLLMPEALQGYQQILPAMSFQVLEQCAHFPWEETPGPFFTALDQAMTSQPPEDDFSDLSEADRAWLMDDSGLDLLLDALAATESNARFIEPFSLDEHYSMRNQIELTEQSLKTGWADLIQCHANLDAVAQLQIVYNAEHTRHIEILSQQSIDLAWVEGSSVQMQGLNRGAQICIYAQTLALQAHDQGYLLERGPFMRRFLDGYFPMHVELTINWPGLALQPKHILPVPQPGLVVTQSDQALSLNYWFQGQLRPHIYFNKPKPPG
- the glnA gene encoding type I glutamate--ammonia ligase, which produces MSAQAIVDLIKENEIKWADLRFTDTIGKEQHVTIPAADVDDEFFEDGQSFDGSSIRGWKGIQSSDMVLMPQTDGYFIDPFFNDPTIVIRCMIVEPSTLEPYEKDPRGISKKAEVYLQSTGIADTAFFGPEPEFFIFDDVRWGADMSGCFVKIDGEEAAWNSEKVYEGGNMGHRPKVKGGYFPVPPVDQLHEVRADICAMAEAMGLKVEAHHHEVANNGQCELAVAGNTLTAKADEVQILKYAVHNTCHSLNKTATFMAKPVVGDNGSGMHINQSLSKNGKNIFAGDVYAGLSQEAIWYIGGLMKHARALNAFTNPGTNSYKRLVPGFEAPILLAYSGSNRSASIRIPYAPSERARRVELRFPDPTANPYLAFSACLMAGLDGIINKIDPGAPAEKNMYDLPPEEEATYTTLCASLEEALEELGKDREFLKAGGVFTDDVIDSYIKLKMEEVTRMRATTHPIEFDMYYSA
- a CDS encoding 2Fe-2S iron-sulfur cluster-binding protein codes for the protein MSTITVIGQGTCEFDGQFSMLEALDEQGFDMPYSCRGGNCGACEVKLISGQVDEIQMPAYDCDKGYILTCSVIPLTDVEIEIP
- a CDS encoding ion transporter, whose amino-acid sequence is MSGQLRGSWAKLQHNFKLVRDNKAFEWFVISVIVVSSIVIGARTYDIPQGVLGVIAVMDVAVTLFFLMEILLRMAAEDRFRDFFKKGWNVFDFTIVVVSLIPIEDSEYALIARMLRLFRVLRLISFIPEMRVLVNALLIAIPRIGYVALLMFVIFYLYAVIGSFLFASINDFLWGDLGAALLTLFRVATFEDWTDVMYETMEIYPWSWMYYLTFIFMSTFIFLNMMIGVVVSVLEEEHRKSLEQGLIDLEISEEQRMKNIDNQVAELNRKLDMLLAQQAQALESKK
- a CDS encoding BolA/IbaG family iron-sulfur metabolism protein, translating into MSMQQQIEEQVHQAFNPVYLKLDNESDRHAGPATESHFKLVLVSAVFDGLSRVKRHQAVYKVLAYQMTKVHALALHTHTPDEWQKNQSVPASPLCAGAK
- a CDS encoding outer membrane protein assembly factor BamD; this translates as MLKILSIILILSMATGCSSIFKKPESEWTVEEFYQKAKGEFDKGQWKMAIEYYEKLKANYPYGDHAEQAYLELAYAYYRYDEPLSAIRELDEFIRIYPRHPELAYAHYLKAVASDSLNRSWLDRFITDPAQRDAKSALEAYRAYQQVIQRFPDSQYAKASQSRLIVLTNQLARREMKIANYYYSRGAYLAAANRATAVIEHYPRSQSNRAALKLMHSAYTKLGMEGNAQTIQAIIDKNS
- the rluD gene encoding 23S rRNA pseudouridine(1911/1915/1917) synthase RluD — translated: MSSQSLSAKISHDQMGARLDAVLAQAFPDYSRSRLQAWLKQGLVKVDGVVVTKSRHTILGGEWVKLEALLEDETDIAAQSIALDVVYEDETIIVLNKPAGLVVHPGAGNPDGTLMNALLHYAPKLREVPRAGIVHRLDKDTSGLMVVAKDLQAQTHLVDQLQRHDVERVYDALVVGNMISGGTISKPIGRHINDRKKMAVRVTGGKDATSHYRVIEKFRAHTHVKVSLETGRTHQIRVHMAYLGFPLLGDPVYGQRLRIPQKMMPEFVELLQNFKRQALHAGVLSLVHPKTGKIMKWKAPIPDDMALLIDILRDDQVDFIANRNNAYDELDYDYDVEVEWVTDDDIPDY
- the pgeF gene encoding peptidoglycan editing factor PgeF; translated protein: MMIFPIIEPSWSVPTSVKALTTTRVGGRSLAPYASFNLAEHAGDSLDGVVQNRLLLQSALPSDVQLAWLDQQHTSRVVHFNQACLTKRVADAVWSDQPNQVCAVMTADCLPILLTSQSARLVAAVHAGWRGLAHGVIEQTLSVLPDRPENMIAWIGPAISQDYFEVGQDVWDVFCADNAVNRRFFKTVSLHDAKFKADLPGLAKQQLNALGVTQVYLSGMCSFAEASRFYSYRRDGQTGRMASLIWLQG
- a CDS encoding methylated-DNA--[protein]-cysteine S-methyltransferase, yielding MLISKPHHPGSIYLAQHNTKFGKISLLMANHQLLRCSFGWLDLPYPKASTQQSLWLAEQIGEPIKPDQPNLTLAPQGTEFQIRVWQSLLNLPYGETRSYQALADSIGQPKAARAVANAVAANPIAWFIPCHRVIRSNGEVGGFAWGIALKKQLLDAEKLALQPN